The Drosophila nasuta strain 15112-1781.00 chromosome 2R, ASM2355853v1, whole genome shotgun sequence genome segment CGACAGCGCCCAGACAAGTTTCACTTTTTCTTGGCATCGAGCAAAGTATTTTGCTCTGcgcaaaattatataaacgcttgcaaaaataattccaCCAGCACTAGTGTaagtgtatgcgtgtgtatctgtgtgagtgtgagtgcatTTAATAGGTGCAGTCAACTGGCGTTTGATTCttcgtgttgctgctgccaagcaaaaaacatttcaagtATGGCCCGCCAAAGTCGCACAGTGGTCCAAATTGACAAAAGGCACAACCATAAAAACCATTCAATTAACTGCAATAAATCGACGATAagcacaattaaattaattaaatcaatttggAAAAAAACGATTTGCATGCGATTGTCGCGGTTTATTGTTCTCTGGCCACTGTGCATTTGGAGCCCCTAACACAGACCAAACGCCCCTGCAGCTTGTGAACTCGTGTCTCGAGTTGCACCTTCTACACCGAAAACATGGCCAACATGGAACAGTTGTCCAGTGCCCAAGTGACTAACTGCCTTATTGCCATACTGTCTTAGTGCCTTACTGGCTAACTGgttggctgttgttgtctgcgGTGCATTTGAAAGTGGTTTTGGCCATTGCATAAGTGCACCAAATTCCAatagcaacaaccacaacatcgacaacaacacaacaggGCAGAGCTGGTTTCTAATAGTATCTAAATCAGTTACAATTTTTACTATatcattctttttttctgctgtgttgtgctgtgctctgttgtgttgtgttgtagCCAAGTGTTGACGTAATGCACCCGATTATTGCCGTATATTCAATTGGGCCAATTGAAGCGGAAAACTTaaagcacaaaacacacaaagcaaaacccaaagccaaagccaagaCATGGAATGTTTTTTTGATCTCATCGTTGGTTATTTCCCCAGTTTTTATTGAGTATTCTTTCAACATTATATTCgtatattaaacacaatacatacacatacatatttaaacaGACATAGATAgatttcatatatgtatatctgaTATCGGGAGTGACTGATTTATTTGGCAGTAACAAAGATTGTGACATTGTGTCCTCGGACATCAGTCGCTTAGGCTAGTGGCTAACTCTCTGAGCAACAGACAAATTGCCCCATTACTTTCTGCCCGTATAGTCGATGCTATAGGAGCCCGTGTAGATGTTCAGATTACGCAACGCCGGATGATGTTGCTCCGGCTGTCCATTATaaggctgctgttgctgaggCGCATAATATGACTGCTGCGCTGGTGGTTGATAATAACGTGGCTGGGGCGCTGGAGGATTGTAATATTGTGGCGTGGGATTGTAGTAGGGACGAGCTGGAGCCGGAGCTGGAGCTGGTGCAtactgcggctgctgctgatggcgtTGACCAAAGTCGTTCAAGCTGAACTTGCTGGCCGCAACTGCCGGACGATTGAACTTCTGATCCTTATAATAGACAGCGGGATCTTCGCGATACTGGCCATCGTCCAACTCATTGGGACCCAATGGATACGGATTGCTATTGGTCAGCGTTGGCGGCGGCACATTGATATGACTGC includes the following:
- the LOC132785063 gene encoding uncharacterized protein LOC132785063, yielding MLKLSTCCCLMLALAHIAYAQHQDYTTPVPILKQIDKHNDDGSYTYGYEAADKSFKIETKYPNGEVYGKYGYVDDQGKVREIEYGASKRGFEPAGSHINVPPPTLTNSNPYPLGPNELDDGQYREDPAVYYKDQKFNRPAVAASKFSLNDFGQRHQQQPQYAPAPAPAPARPYYNPTPQYYNPPAPQPRYYQPPAQQSYYAPQQQQPYNGQPEQHHPALRNLNIYTGSYSIDYTGRK